The Streptomyces sp. B3I8 nucleotide sequence CCGAGCTGTCCATGAACTTCGCCGCGAGCGGGGCGCCGAAGATGTGCGCCTTACGAGCGCTGGCGAGCAGGTCGTCGTTGATGACGCCGATCGTCTTGCCCGTCGCGATGCCGTTGAGCACGTGGTAGAGGGCGAAGAAGAACGGCGACTGCGCCAGGATGGGAAGGCACGAGGAGAGCGGGTTGGTACCCGTCTCCTTGTACAGCTTCATCATCTCTTCGGACTGACGCTGCTTGTCGCTCTTGTAGCGCTCCTGGATCTTCTTCATCTCGGGCTGCAGCGTCTGCATGGCCCGGGTCGCCTTGATCTGCTTCACGAAGAGCGGGATCAGGCAGATACGGATGAGGATCACCAGGGACACGATGGACAGGCCCCAGGCCCAGCCCGTGTCGGCGCCGAAAATCGCGCCGTACACCGTGTGGAACTGGACGATGACCCAGGAGACGGGTGTCGTGATGAAGCTGAAAAAGCCGGCAATCGTGTCCACTAATCATGCTCCTTGGGCATGGGACGAGGTCTTCGCGGCCGGGCTCGAGGAGACGAGGTGCCCCTCGATGGCCGGTCCGGCGGCGGAGGGCCCGCCCTTGCGTGCGCGCCATGCGTTGCGCAGCATCTGGTGCCACCGCGGACGCTTGCGTTCGGGAACGTGGTCCACACCGCCGAGCGACCACGGGTTGCACCGCAGGATGCGCCAGGCGGTCAGTGCCGTCCCTTTGAGTGCACCGTGCCGATCGACAGCCGTGTAGCCATAGTGCGAGCACGACGGGTAGTACTTGCAGACCGGGCCGAGCAGCGGACTGATCGTCCACTGGTACACCTTGATCAACGCAAGCAGCGGGTACTTCATCGCGCGCCCCCTCCCAGGAGCCGTCCCAGAGCGGCATCCAGGTCTCGGGCCAGCTGTGAGTGGTCGGCGTCACCCGCACCGGGCAACGCTCGTACGACTACCAGGCTACCGGTGGGCACGAGGTCGATCCGGTCGCGCATCAGATGGCGAAGCCTGCGCTTCACTTTGTTCCGCACGACCGCTCCACCCACTGCTTTGCTCACGACGAAACCCGCACGCGTCCGAGGAGCGCTCTCCCCAGGCGCGTGCGGGTCCGTGACACCGCTGCGAAGATGGACGACGAGTAGCGGGCGTCCGGCCCGACGTCCTCGGCGTACCGCGGTCGCGAAGTCCTCGCGCCGCCTCAGCCGGTTCTCGGTGGGCAGCACGTCATGACCTGTTCGCGATCAGGCGGACAGTCGGGCGCGACCCTTGCCGCGGCGGGACGCCAGGATGGCGCGGCCGGCACGGGTACGCATCCGCAGCCGGAAGCCGTGGGTCTTCGCGCGACGACGGTTGTTCGGCTGGAAGGTGCGCTTGCTCACTCGGGGGCTCCAGTAATGAATCGAAGGATGGCGGGTGTCGCCTGGCTGTCACCGTGCGCCCACGAGTAGCTCGCATTACGCCCGAGTGCACCGCTCCCGATCACTACAGACGTCCTGGTGGGAGCGCTGTGGGTGATCTATGCCCATCGGAGGCAGGCGGCAGCAGCCATCGACAACTCGACCTGGTTACGGTACGCGCGGCGGCGCCATCGGGTCAAACCCGGCTGCCCTCGGGGACACTGTCCACAGGCTGGGGACAACAACTTGAACCGTACGGGCCACGCTGACTACCGTGACCGGACTGTCGATTCGTTCCCTTCTCCCGCCGTTCACCCGGCGTGGCCCCGCGGCCCCCGGCCGACCGAGTCGCAAAACCGATCCGTCTCCGAACCACACGTTCGTGGGACCCGTGAGAGAGCGTGCCCTGTGGCTGACGTACCTGCCGATCTTGCCGCAGTGTGGCCACGAGTACTGGAGCAACTCCTCGGAGAGGGCCGCGGCCAGGGCGTCGAGACCAAGGACGAACACTGGATCCGGCGCTGCCAGCCGCTGGCGCTGGTCGCCGACACGGCCCTGCTCGCCGTGCCGAACGAGTTCGCGAAGAACGTTCTGGAGGGCCGGCTCGCGCCCGTCGTCAGCGAGACCCTGAGCCGCGAGTGCGGTCGTCCGATCCGCATCGCGATCACGGTGGACGCGGCCTCCGGGGAGCCCGCGACCCCGCAGCCCGCCGCCCCGGCACGGTACGAGGAGCCCGAACTCCCCGCCCCGCAGAACCATGAGGCGTACGACGACCGCGGGCGGGACTCCTACGAGGACCGCGGCCGGGAGCCCTACGACGGCGCGAAGCGGGACACCCGGGACACCCGGGACACCCGGGACACCCGGGACACCTACGACTACGAGGCACCGGGGCGCGAACCCTACGACGGCAGGGACAACCGCGACGGCCGGGACGGGCGCGACAACCGCGCCGGCCGCGAGGGGTACGAGGCCCGCGGCCGCGACGGCTACGAGCCGCACGGGCGCGACACCCGTGACGCACGCGACAGTCGGGACTCACGTGACACGCGTGACTCACGTGATGCGCGCGACAGCCGTAATGAATACGAGGGCTACGGCCGCCACCGCGCCGACGACCACCGGCCGGCCCCCCGCCCCGACCACCACACCGGTGGCGGGCCCGGCGACCAACTGCCGACCGCCCGCCCCGCGTACCCCGCCGAGTACCAGCGCCCCGAGCCCGGCGCCTGGCCCCGTCCGCAGGACGATTACGGCTGGCAGCAGCAGCGGCTCGGCTTCCCCGAGCGCGACCCCTACGCCTCGCCGTCCCCGGACTACCGCGCCCAGTCGCTGGACCGCCCGTCCTACGAGCCGCAGCGGCCGGAGTACGACGCCCCGCGCGGCGAGTACGACCAGCCCCGGCCCGACCACGAGCAGCAGCGCCCCGACTACGGCCAGCGCCGCGAGCTGCCCGACCAGTCGCCCGGCGCCGGCCATGTACACCGCGGCGGGCCCGTCGGTCCGCACCTGCCCACCACCGGAGCCCCCGGCCCGCTCGCGGCCCAGCCGGCCCCGGCGACCGGGCCGGGCGAGCCCACCGCCCGCCTGAATCCCAAATACCTGTTCGACACCTTCGTCATCGGCGCGTCCAACCGCTTCGCGCACGC carries:
- the yidD gene encoding membrane protein insertion efficiency factor YidD is translated as MKYPLLALIKVYQWTISPLLGPVCKYYPSCSHYGYTAVDRHGALKGTALTAWRILRCNPWSLGGVDHVPERKRPRWHQMLRNAWRARKGGPSAAGPAIEGHLVSSSPAAKTSSHAQGA
- the rnpA gene encoding ribonuclease P protein component, with the protein product MLPTENRLRRREDFATAVRRGRRAGRPLLVVHLRSGVTDPHAPGESAPRTRAGFVVSKAVGGAVVRNKVKRRLRHLMRDRIDLVPTGSLVVVRALPGAGDADHSQLARDLDAALGRLLGGGAR
- the rpmH gene encoding 50S ribosomal protein L34, translating into MSKRTFQPNNRRRAKTHGFRLRMRTRAGRAILASRRGKGRARLSA
- the dnaA gene encoding chromosomal replication initiator protein DnaA is translated as MALVADTALLAVPNEFAKNVLEGRLAPVVSETLSRECGRPIRIAITVDAASGEPATPQPAAPARYEEPELPAPQNHEAYDDRGRDSYEDRGREPYDGAKRDTRDTRDTRDTRDTYDYEAPGREPYDGRDNRDGRDGRDNRAGREGYEARGRDGYEPHGRDTRDARDSRDSRDTRDSRDARDSRNEYEGYGRHRADDHRPAPRPDHHTGGGPGDQLPTARPAYPAEYQRPEPGAWPRPQDDYGWQQQRLGFPERDPYASPSPDYRAQSLDRPSYEPQRPEYDAPRGEYDQPRPDHEQQRPDYGQRRELPDQSPGAGHVHRGGPVGPHLPTTGAPGPLAAQPAPATGPGEPTARLNPKYLFDTFVIGASNRFAHAAAVAVAEAPAKAYNPLFIYGESGLGKTHLLHAIGHYARSLYPGTRVRYVSSEEFTNEFINSIRDGKGDSFRKRYREMDILLVDDIQFLADKESTQEEFFHTFNTLHNANKQIVLSSDRPPKQLVTLEDRLRNRFEWGLITDVQPPELETRIAILRKKAVQEQLNAPPEVLEFIASRISRNIRELEGALIRVTAFASLNRQPVDLGLTEIVLKDLIPGGEDTAPEITAPAIMAATAAYFGLTVEDLCGTSRGRALVTARQIAMYLCRELTDLSLPKIGAQFGGRDHTTVMHADRKIRALMAERRSIYNQVTELTNRIKNGD